In a single window of the Thiobacter sp. AK1 genome:
- the iscA gene encoding iron-sulfur cluster assembly protein IscA translates to MAITLTEKAATHVKNFLAKRGKGVGLRLGVRTTGCSGLAYVLEFADEERPEDQAFESHGVKIFVDPKSLVYLDGTELDYAREGLNEGFKFNNPNVKDTCGCGESFNV, encoded by the coding sequence ATGGCCATCACGTTGACGGAAAAAGCAGCGACTCACGTCAAGAACTTTCTCGCCAAGCGGGGCAAGGGGGTAGGTCTGCGTCTGGGTGTGCGCACCACTGGCTGCTCGGGTCTTGCGTACGTGCTGGAATTCGCAGACGAGGAACGGCCCGAGGATCAGGCCTTCGAAAGCCACGGCGTGAAGATCTTCGTGGACCCCAAAAGCCTGGTCTATCTCGATGGCACCGAACTCGATTATGCGCGCGAGGGTTTGAACGAGGGGTTCAAGTTCAACAACCCTAACGTCAAGGATACCTGCGGCTGCGGCGAATCGTTCAATGTATGA
- the flhA gene encoding flagellar biosynthesis protein FlhA codes for MSLTRLAGPILVVMILAMMVLPLPPFLLDVLFTFNIALAMIVLLISLYVTRPLDFSVFPTVLLLTTLLRLSLNVASTRVILLEGHTGADAAGKVIEAFGHFLVGGNYTVGLVVFVILVIINFVVITKGAGRIAEVAARFTLDAMPGKQMAIDADLNTGLIGEDEARRRRAEVAREAEFYGAMDGASKFVRGDAIAGVIIMVINVVGGLLVGVLQHDLSLAQAANNYTLLTIGDGLVAQIPALVISTAAGIVVARVSAERDMSEQLVEQIFQRPQILMLTAAILAFLGIVPGMPHVAFLLLAAALGAVAWYLTQRERAAAARAEEAPPPPAPETMDVSWDDVQPVDTLGLEVGYRLIPLVDRSQDGELLRRIRGIRKKFAQDWGFLVPAVHIRDNLELRPNAYRITLKGVEVGKGEAFVGQYLAINPGRVLGTLPGTPTRDPTFGLPAIWVDASLREQAQTYGYTVVDASTVIATHLSHIMQSHAAELLGREEVQQLLDHIAKESPKLVEETVPKLISLSLLQKVLQNLLEEGVHIRDMKTILDTLADHATRTQNAEELTAAVRIALARSIVHGLFPASDELKVIALDPNLEHLLMQAVQVGEGQGPGLEPGLAERLLTQTRQVVQQQEAQGLPPVLLVPAPLRTLLSRFLRRVAPQLKVLSHAEIPDTKTVKVTAVLGASA; via the coding sequence ATGAGCTTGACCCGTCTCGCCGGGCCCATCCTCGTGGTCATGATCCTGGCCATGATGGTGCTGCCGCTGCCCCCGTTTCTGTTGGATGTGTTGTTCACGTTCAACATCGCGCTGGCGATGATCGTGCTGCTCATCAGCCTGTACGTCACCCGGCCGCTCGATTTCTCGGTATTCCCGACGGTGCTGCTGCTCACCACCCTGCTGCGCCTGTCGCTCAACGTGGCCTCGACGCGCGTGATCCTGCTCGAGGGCCACACCGGCGCGGATGCCGCAGGCAAGGTGATCGAAGCCTTCGGCCACTTCCTGGTGGGCGGCAACTACACAGTCGGCCTGGTGGTATTCGTCATCCTGGTCATCATCAATTTCGTGGTCATCACCAAGGGCGCAGGCCGCATCGCAGAAGTGGCAGCCCGCTTCACTCTGGATGCCATGCCCGGCAAGCAGATGGCCATCGATGCCGATCTCAACACCGGCCTCATCGGTGAGGACGAGGCCCGCCGCCGGCGCGCAGAAGTGGCGCGCGAGGCGGAGTTCTACGGGGCCATGGACGGTGCCAGCAAATTCGTGCGCGGCGATGCCATCGCCGGCGTGATCATCATGGTGATCAACGTGGTGGGGGGACTGCTGGTGGGCGTGCTACAGCATGACCTGTCGCTCGCCCAAGCCGCCAACAACTACACCCTGCTTACCATCGGCGACGGCCTAGTGGCACAGATCCCAGCGCTGGTGATTTCCACCGCGGCGGGCATCGTCGTGGCACGTGTGTCGGCAGAAAGGGATATGAGCGAGCAGCTGGTGGAACAGATTTTCCAGCGTCCCCAGATCCTGATGCTCACCGCCGCCATCCTGGCTTTCCTGGGCATCGTTCCAGGCATGCCCCATGTCGCCTTCCTGCTCTTGGCCGCGGCGCTGGGCGCCGTGGCCTGGTACCTGACCCAGCGCGAGCGAGCGGCAGCGGCGCGTGCCGAAGAGGCGCCACCACCCCCCGCCCCGGAAACAATGGACGTGAGCTGGGATGACGTGCAGCCCGTGGACACCTTGGGACTGGAAGTGGGCTACCGCCTGATTCCGCTGGTGGACCGCAGCCAGGATGGAGAGCTTCTGCGGCGCATCCGTGGCATTCGCAAGAAATTCGCCCAGGACTGGGGTTTCCTGGTGCCCGCGGTGCACATCCGCGACAACCTGGAGTTGCGCCCCAATGCCTATCGCATCACCCTCAAAGGCGTGGAAGTGGGAAAGGGTGAGGCCTTCGTGGGCCAATATCTCGCCATCAATCCCGGGCGCGTGCTGGGCACCCTGCCAGGCACGCCCACGCGCGATCCCACCTTCGGCCTGCCCGCCATCTGGGTGGATGCCAGCCTGCGCGAGCAGGCCCAGACCTACGGCTATACCGTGGTGGATGCCAGCACGGTGATCGCCACCCATCTCTCCCACATCATGCAGAGCCACGCTGCCGAACTTTTGGGTCGAGAAGAAGTTCAGCAACTACTCGACCACATCGCCAAGGAGTCGCCCAAGCTGGTGGAAGAGACCGTGCCCAAGCTGATCTCCTTGAGCCTGTTGCAAAAGGTGCTGCAAAACCTGCTGGAAGAAGGCGTGCACATTCGCGACATGAAGACCATTCTGGACACCCTGGCCGACCATGCCACGCGCACCCAAAACGCGGAAGAACTCACCGCCGCCGTGCGCATCGCCCTTGCTCGCTCCATCGTGCATGGTCTGTTCCCCGCTAGCGACGAGCTAAAGGTGATCGCCCTCGACCCCAATCTGGAGCATTTGCTCATGCAGGCGGTGCAGGTGGGCGAAGGCCAGGGACCGGGGCTGGAGCCGGGACTAGCGGAACGCCTGCTCACCCAGACCCGCCAAGTGGTGCAGCAGCAGGAGGCGCAGGGGCTGCCGCCGGTGCTACTGGTGCCCGCACCTTTGCGCACCCTGCTGTCGCGCTTCCTGCGCCGCGTGGCACCCCAGCTCAAGGTGCTGTCCCACGCCGAAATCCCCGACACCAAGACCGTGAAGGTCACCGCCGTTTTGGGAGCTAGCGCATGA
- the iscU gene encoding Fe-S cluster assembly scaffold IscU — protein MAYSDKVLDHYENPRNVGSFNKDDESVGTGMVGAPACGDVMKLQIKVNKDGIIEDAKFKTYGCGSAIASSSLVTEWVKGKTLDQALQIKNTQIAEELALPPVKIHCSILAEDAIKAAVADYKKKHGLDTEATTETAAK, from the coding sequence ATGGCATACAGCGACAAGGTTCTCGATCACTACGAAAATCCCCGCAACGTGGGGTCTTTCAACAAGGACGACGAGTCCGTCGGCACCGGCATGGTCGGGGCACCGGCCTGCGGCGACGTCATGAAGCTGCAGATCAAGGTCAACAAGGACGGCATCATCGAGGATGCCAAGTTCAAGACCTACGGCTGCGGCTCGGCGATCGCCTCCAGCTCCCTGGTCACCGAGTGGGTGAAGGGCAAAACCCTGGATCAGGCGCTGCAGATCAAGAACACGCAAATCGCCGAGGAGCTGGCGTTGCCGCCAGTGAAGATCCATTGTTCCATCTTGGCCGAGGACGCCATCAAGGCAGCCGTCGCGGACTACAAAAAAAAGCACGGCCTGGATACCGAGGCGACCACGGAAACGGCGGCCAAGTGA
- the flhF gene encoding flagellar biosynthesis protein FlhF encodes MIVKKFSAPTTREALRQVRDALGPDALILSNRPVPGGVEIMAVAEEDVASLTGPVPPARTTVSARHEIPGLTVPASTPRAGPAGREPAPATAAQATPTPPAATIAPELMQGLAQELKTIRMMLEGQLAGFAWNELKGREPFKLEVMRSLLAAGFSPLLARQLMEAMPRELDFERGLRWAKAALMRNLRCVSAGEDLIEQGGVFALVGPTGVGKTTTVAKLAARCTLKHGPSRLALVTTDTYRIGAHEQLRIYGKILNVPVFSVKDETDLNLTLSDLADRHLVLIDTVGMSQRDRRIAQQIALLCGHGREVKRLLLLSATAHGSTLDDVVTAYRGHGMAGCILTKVDEAMSLGPVLDVAIRHKLPVHFLTNGQRVPEDLHLAHAGYLIDRAFRPPREDPAFTPRPEEFSLVAAAGALAEEGPSESVAPQTW; translated from the coding sequence ATGATCGTCAAGAAATTCTCCGCGCCCACCACGCGCGAGGCGCTGCGTCAGGTACGCGATGCCCTCGGTCCGGATGCCCTGATCCTGAGCAACCGCCCCGTTCCCGGCGGCGTGGAGATCATGGCGGTCGCGGAAGAGGACGTGGCCTCCCTCACCGGCCCGGTGCCGCCGGCGCGGACCACCGTCAGCGCACGTCACGAGATTCCAGGGCTCACCGTGCCGGCCTCCACCCCCAGAGCCGGGCCTGCCGGCCGCGAGCCTGCACCCGCTACGGCAGCACAAGCCACGCCGACGCCGCCCGCGGCCACCATCGCCCCGGAGCTTATGCAAGGTCTGGCGCAGGAGTTGAAAACCATCCGCATGATGCTGGAAGGGCAGCTCGCGGGTTTCGCCTGGAATGAGCTCAAGGGGCGGGAGCCGTTCAAGCTGGAAGTGATGCGTAGCCTGCTCGCCGCAGGCTTCAGCCCGCTTCTGGCGCGTCAGCTCATGGAGGCGATGCCGCGCGAGCTTGATTTCGAGCGCGGCCTGCGCTGGGCCAAGGCGGCGCTGATGCGCAACCTACGCTGTGTGTCCGCGGGCGAAGATCTCATCGAGCAAGGGGGCGTATTTGCGCTGGTGGGGCCCACCGGCGTAGGCAAGACTACCACCGTGGCCAAGCTCGCTGCGCGCTGCACCCTCAAGCATGGTCCGTCGCGGCTGGCCCTGGTTACCACCGACACCTACCGCATCGGCGCCCATGAGCAGCTGCGCATCTACGGCAAGATTCTCAACGTGCCCGTGTTCTCGGTGAAGGACGAGACGGATCTCAATCTCACGCTCAGCGATCTCGCCGACCGCCATTTGGTGTTGATCGACACCGTGGGCATGAGCCAGCGCGACCGGCGCATCGCCCAGCAAATCGCCCTTCTGTGTGGCCATGGGCGCGAGGTGAAACGTCTGTTGCTGTTGTCCGCCACCGCCCACGGCAGCACGCTGGATGACGTGGTCACGGCCTACCGCGGCCACGGCATGGCAGGCTGCATCCTCACCAAAGTGGATGAAGCCATGAGTCTGGGACCGGTGCTCGACGTGGCCATCCGCCACAAACTGCCGGTGCATTTTCTTACCAATGGCCAGCGCGTGCCGGAGGATTTGCATCTTGCCCACGCCGGCTACCTCATCGACCGCGCCTTCCGCCCACCGCGGGAAGATCCGGCCTTCACCCCGCGTCCCGAGGAATTCTCCCTCGTGGCGGCGGCCGGTGCGCTTGCGGAAGAGGGTCCAAGCGAAAGCGTGGCGCCACAGACGTGGTGA
- the iscX gene encoding Fe-S cluster assembly protein IscX, giving the protein MKWTDVRDIAIALAETHPDVDPQYVRFTDLHRWVMELPGFADDPNASNEKILEAIQMTWLEEAE; this is encoded by the coding sequence ATGAAATGGACCGACGTGCGCGACATCGCCATCGCCCTGGCGGAAACCCACCCGGACGTGGACCCGCAATACGTGCGCTTCACCGACCTGCACCGCTGGGTGATGGAGCTGCCCGGCTTCGCCGACGACCCCAATGCCTCCAACGAGAAAATCCTGGAAGCCATCCAGATGACCTGGCTGGAAGAAGCCGAATAG
- a CDS encoding RNA polymerase sigma factor FliA: MKKEEYVEKFAPLVKRIAYHLMTRLPASVQVDDLIQAGLIGLLDAANHYDGTQGAQFETYAVQRIRGAMLDELRHADWLPRTVRKNLRQIEAAISKLEQSLGRPPTESELAQELNVSLADYQQMLLDARGHQLVYYEDLQDSEGADFLERHHATDADNPLRILEDQGFRQMLVEAIKSLPERERQMMAMYYEQDLNLREIGEVLGVTESRVCQLHTQAVARLRAKLREWLES, translated from the coding sequence TTGAAAAAAGAGGAATACGTCGAGAAATTCGCGCCACTGGTCAAGCGCATCGCCTACCATCTCATGACGCGGCTGCCGGCGAGCGTGCAGGTCGATGATCTCATCCAGGCCGGGCTCATCGGGCTGCTGGACGCCGCCAACCATTACGATGGCACCCAGGGAGCCCAGTTCGAGACCTACGCCGTGCAACGCATTCGCGGTGCGATGCTGGACGAGCTGCGCCACGCCGACTGGCTGCCGCGCACGGTGCGCAAGAATCTGCGCCAGATCGAAGCCGCCATCAGCAAGCTGGAACAGTCTCTCGGCCGTCCGCCCACGGAATCCGAACTCGCTCAGGAGCTGAACGTCTCCCTTGCCGACTATCAGCAGATGCTGCTGGATGCGCGAGGCCACCAGCTCGTGTACTACGAGGATCTGCAGGACTCGGAAGGGGCGGATTTTCTCGAGCGCCACCATGCCACGGATGCCGACAATCCCCTGCGCATCCTGGAAGACCAGGGCTTCCGCCAGATGCTCGTGGAAGCGATCAAGAGCCTCCCGGAGCGAGAGCGCCAGATGATGGCCATGTACTACGAGCAGGACCTCAACCTGCGGGAGATCGGCGAGGTCCTGGGAGTGACTGAATCCCGCGTCTGCCAGCTCCATACCCAGGCGGTGGCGCGGCTGCGCGCCAAGCTCCGGGAGTGGCTCGAGAGCTGA
- the hscA gene encoding Fe-S protein assembly chaperone HscA: MALLQIAEPGMSTAPHQHRLAVGIDLGTTNSLVATVRSGLAVVLNDEQGRSLLPSVVRYLPEGRTQVGYEAQLNQCLDPRNTIVSVKRFMGRGLKDIEHVHELPYQFVDAPGMVQFRTVAGVKSPVEVSAEILKVLRQRAEKALGGELVGAVITVPAYFDDAQRQATKDAARLAGLNVLRLLNEPTAAAVAYGLDNASEGIYAVYDLGGGTFDISILRLQKGVFEVLATAGDSALGGDDFDRRIYCWVLEQANLSQLNAEDNRLLMTKAREVKEELTFHPETRFTAVLSTGETVDLVLSSARFAELTRSLVQKTITPVRKALRDAGLTPQDVQGVVMVGGSTRMPPVQRAVAEFFGQEPLNNLDPDKVVALGAAIQANVLAGNKADDMLLLDVIPLSLGIETMGGLVEKIIPRNSPIPIARAQDFTTFKDGQTAMSFHVVQGERELVSDCRSLARFELRGIPPMVAGAARVRLTFQVDADGLLSVSAREQTSGVEAAITVKPSYGLSDEEIARMLAASRDHASDDMLVRALREQQVEGQRILEAVQSALAEDGATLLNDQERAAIEAAMERLRRTLEGEDHRAIKSAIEALNKATEGFAARRMDASIRKALAGQKLADVS, from the coding sequence ATGGCACTGTTACAGATCGCCGAACCCGGCATGAGCACCGCGCCCCACCAGCACAGGCTGGCAGTTGGCATCGACTTGGGCACCACCAATTCCCTGGTGGCCACGGTGCGCAGTGGCCTGGCCGTGGTGCTCAACGACGAGCAGGGACGCAGCCTGCTGCCGTCGGTGGTGCGTTATCTGCCGGAGGGCCGCACCCAGGTGGGCTACGAGGCTCAGCTCAACCAGTGCCTGGATCCCCGCAATACCATCGTCTCCGTGAAGCGCTTCATGGGCCGCGGTCTCAAGGACATCGAGCATGTCCACGAACTCCCCTACCAGTTCGTCGATGCGCCGGGCATGGTGCAGTTTCGCACCGTGGCTGGGGTGAAAAGCCCAGTGGAAGTATCGGCAGAGATTCTCAAGGTCCTGCGCCAGCGCGCGGAAAAGGCGTTGGGCGGGGAACTGGTCGGGGCGGTGATCACCGTGCCCGCCTATTTCGACGATGCCCAGCGCCAGGCCACCAAGGATGCTGCGCGGCTCGCGGGGCTCAACGTGCTGCGCCTGCTCAACGAACCCACCGCCGCGGCCGTGGCCTACGGCCTGGACAACGCGTCGGAGGGCATCTACGCAGTCTATGACCTGGGCGGTGGCACCTTCGACATTTCCATCCTGCGTCTCCAGAAGGGCGTGTTCGAAGTGCTCGCCACGGCTGGTGATTCCGCCCTGGGCGGGGACGACTTCGACCGGCGCATCTATTGCTGGGTGCTGGAGCAGGCCAACCTGTCCCAACTGAATGCCGAGGACAACCGTCTGCTCATGACCAAAGCCCGCGAGGTGAAGGAGGAGCTCACCTTTCACCCGGAAACCCGCTTCACCGCCGTGCTCTCCACCGGCGAGACAGTGGATCTCGTGCTCAGCAGCGCACGCTTCGCCGAACTCACGCGCAGTCTGGTGCAGAAGACCATCACGCCGGTGCGCAAGGCCCTGCGCGACGCCGGCCTCACCCCGCAAGACGTGCAAGGCGTGGTCATGGTGGGAGGCTCCACGCGCATGCCCCCGGTGCAGCGGGCCGTGGCGGAATTCTTCGGCCAGGAACCGCTCAACAATCTGGACCCGGACAAGGTGGTCGCCCTGGGTGCAGCCATCCAGGCCAACGTGTTGGCCGGCAACAAGGCCGACGACATGCTGCTCTTGGACGTGATCCCCCTGTCTCTGGGTATCGAAACCATGGGCGGGCTGGTGGAGAAAATCATCCCGCGCAACTCGCCCATTCCCATCGCTCGTGCCCAGGACTTCACCACCTTCAAGGACGGCCAGACCGCCATGAGCTTCCACGTGGTGCAAGGGGAGAGGGAACTGGTTAGCGATTGCCGGTCGCTGGCCCGCTTCGAGCTGCGTGGCATACCGCCGATGGTGGCGGGCGCGGCCCGGGTGCGCCTCACTTTCCAAGTGGACGCCGACGGCCTGCTGTCGGTGTCGGCGCGGGAGCAAACCTCGGGAGTCGAGGCTGCCATCACAGTCAAGCCCTCCTACGGTCTCTCTGACGAGGAGATCGCGCGCATGCTTGCCGCTTCCCGCGACCACGCCTCGGATGATATGCTGGTGCGAGCTTTGCGCGAGCAGCAAGTGGAAGGCCAACGCATCCTGGAAGCCGTGCAATCGGCGCTTGCCGAAGATGGCGCCACCCTTCTTAACGACCAGGAGCGCGCCGCAATCGAAGCGGCCATGGAACGCCTGCGCCGCACCCTGGAGGGCGAGGACCACCGCGCCATCAAGTCCGCCATCGAAGCGCTCAACAAGGCGACCGAAGGCTTCGCGGCGCGACGCATGGATGCCTCCATCCGCAAGGCGCTCGCGGGCCAGAAGCTGGCGGACGTGAGTTAA
- the hscB gene encoding Fe-S protein assembly co-chaperone HscB: MIDFSRNHFELFGLTPAFGIDAGRLEQAFRDLQAQVHPDRFAHATDAEKRLSMQWATHVNEAYRTLKDPVSRARYLLRLNGVETAEETNTAMPTDFLMAQMEWREAIGEAREAGEIGELDHLATKLRKEMHVLEDELARQIDVTHDYPAAAATVRKLRFFEKLKDEIHTALEALES, translated from the coding sequence ATGATCGACTTCTCCCGCAACCATTTTGAACTATTCGGCCTTACGCCCGCTTTCGGCATCGACGCCGGGCGCCTGGAGCAGGCCTTCCGTGACCTGCAGGCTCAGGTCCACCCGGACCGCTTCGCCCACGCCACCGATGCGGAAAAGCGACTGTCCATGCAATGGGCCACCCATGTCAACGAGGCCTACCGCACCCTCAAGGACCCGGTCTCGCGCGCACGCTATCTGCTGCGGCTAAATGGCGTGGAAACGGCAGAGGAAACCAACACCGCCATGCCGACGGATTTCCTCATGGCGCAAATGGAATGGCGAGAGGCCATCGGCGAGGCGCGCGAGGCAGGCGAGATCGGCGAACTCGATCACCTGGCCACCAAGCTGCGCAAAGAGATGCACGTGCTAGAGGACGAGCTAGCACGCCAGATCGACGTCACGCACGATTATCCCGCCGCCGCCGCCACCGTGCGCAAGCTGCGTTTTTTCGAGAAACTCAAGGACGAGATCCACACCGCCCTCGAGGCCCTGGAAAGCTGA
- a CDS encoding MinD/ParA family ATP-binding protein has protein sequence MGAFVSDQAEGLRRLLRPDALRVVALAAALEGVGRTTVLYGLAAALAQRGRRILVMSERRHRIPADLAPTPRHDLATVLRGARPLDQAVAHGEQGVAWLELGDALARLPSLDLAGQETLSAAFARMAQDVDVLLLDPLAGGRPASLALQLAAQEQVLVLCGAAEAITQSYALIKRLARGFAQRHFHVVMAKVRAGSQAKAIYNNLAQTAGRHLGVRLEWLGELPMDAQARQADRLGRSVVDAFPDSRAAAASRQLAQAIESWPWPDDGTEKPDAFVHKLVMTSRLAAENAHL, from the coding sequence ATGGGCGCCTTCGTCTCCGACCAGGCCGAAGGGCTGCGGCGACTGTTGCGCCCCGACGCCCTGCGCGTGGTCGCCCTCGCCGCGGCCCTGGAAGGCGTGGGCCGGACCACGGTGCTCTACGGGCTCGCCGCTGCCTTGGCCCAGCGGGGCCGGCGCATACTGGTCATGAGCGAACGGCGGCACCGCATCCCAGCCGATCTCGCCCCCACCCCGCGCCACGACCTCGCCACCGTCCTGCGTGGAGCTCGCCCGCTGGACCAAGCCGTGGCACACGGTGAGCAGGGAGTGGCCTGGCTGGAACTGGGCGATGCCCTCGCGCGCTTGCCCAGCCTCGATCTAGCTGGCCAGGAAACCTTGAGCGCGGCCTTCGCCCGGATGGCGCAAGACGTGGACGTGCTGCTGCTCGATCCTCTGGCAGGTGGCCGTCCCGCCAGCCTGGCGCTACAACTCGCCGCCCAGGAACAGGTGCTCGTCCTTTGCGGCGCGGCGGAGGCCATCACGCAAAGCTATGCGCTGATCAAGCGGCTTGCGCGCGGCTTCGCCCAGCGCCACTTCCATGTGGTGATGGCAAAAGTCAGGGCTGGTAGCCAAGCGAAGGCCATTTATAATAATCTCGCGCAGACGGCCGGCCGCCACCTTGGAGTGCGGCTGGAATGGCTGGGCGAACTGCCCATGGATGCCCAGGCGCGCCAGGCCGATCGTCTGGGACGCAGCGTGGTGGATGCCTTCCCGGACAGCCGCGCAGCCGCCGCGAGCCGCCAGCTCGCGCAAGCCATCGAGTCCTGGCCGTGGCCTGATGACGGCACCGAAAAGCCAGATGCGTTTGTGCACAAACTCGTGATGACAAGCCGCCTCGCAGCAGAAAACGCCCACCTCTGA
- the flhB gene encoding flagellar biosynthesis protein FlhB: MAEDSDLEKTEAATARRIQRAREEGQVVRSRELSTFLELLTALGVLMLMGHHFMRTLSHLMEAGFTLDRATVLDSRLMLARFYGQFVDVLVAFLPLLGALLLAGFLAPLLLSGWNFTLKPLTPNFTRLDPLAGLGRMFSLNALVELLKAVVKSLLIGGVAAWVIWQSLDAFFALPGEPLPVAIRHLGSLTVSTALILVGAFLFLVVADVPFQLWQYARGLRMTKEEVRQEVKESEGDPQIKSRIRAMQREAARRRMMAEVPKAQVVVTNPTHFAVALRYEEKRMAAPQVVAKGAALLASRIVELAREHHVPVLEAPALARALYRHADVGDEVPQRLYSAVAQVLAYVYQLRQAATKPEPPRDLPVPPDMDPLSRAEETHA; the protein is encoded by the coding sequence ATGGCCGAAGACAGCGATCTAGAAAAGACCGAAGCCGCGACCGCTAGACGCATCCAGCGCGCGCGCGAGGAGGGCCAGGTCGTCCGTTCCCGGGAGCTCTCCACCTTCCTGGAGCTGCTCACCGCCCTGGGGGTGCTCATGCTGATGGGCCACCATTTCATGAGGACACTTTCCCACCTGATGGAAGCAGGCTTCACCCTGGATCGGGCGACCGTGCTCGACTCCCGGCTCATGCTGGCGCGTTTCTACGGCCAGTTCGTGGACGTGCTGGTGGCCTTCCTTCCCCTGCTGGGCGCCTTGCTCTTGGCCGGCTTCCTTGCCCCGCTGCTGCTTTCCGGCTGGAACTTCACTCTCAAGCCGCTGACACCAAACTTCACGCGTCTTGATCCCCTTGCCGGCCTGGGCCGCATGTTCTCGCTGAACGCGTTGGTAGAGCTTCTCAAGGCTGTGGTAAAGAGCCTGCTCATCGGTGGAGTGGCTGCCTGGGTGATCTGGCAGTCCTTGGATGCCTTCTTCGCCCTGCCGGGCGAACCCTTGCCGGTGGCCATCCGTCACTTGGGATCGCTCACCGTTTCCACCGCCTTGATCCTCGTCGGCGCCTTCTTGTTCCTGGTGGTGGCGGACGTGCCTTTTCAGCTCTGGCAGTACGCCCGAGGCCTGCGCATGACCAAGGAAGAGGTGCGCCAGGAGGTGAAGGAATCGGAAGGCGACCCTCAGATCAAGAGCCGCATCCGCGCCATGCAGCGGGAAGCGGCGCGCCGGCGCATGATGGCCGAAGTGCCCAAGGCGCAGGTAGTGGTAACCAACCCCACCCATTTCGCCGTGGCCCTGCGCTACGAGGAAAAACGCATGGCCGCACCCCAAGTGGTGGCCAAGGGTGCGGCTCTGCTCGCCAGCCGCATCGTGGAGCTGGCGCGGGAACATCACGTGCCGGTACTGGAAGCGCCTGCCCTGGCGCGCGCCCTCTACCGCCACGCCGACGTGGGAGACGAGGTGCCGCAGCGGCTCTATAGCGCAGTAGCGCAGGTACTCGCCTATGTCTATCAGCTGCGTCAGGCGGCGACCAAACCAGAGCCACCACGCGACCTGCCAGTGCCCCCCGACATGGATCCCCTTTCGCGGGCTGAGGAGACTCACGCGTGA
- the fdx gene encoding ISC system 2Fe-2S type ferredoxin produces the protein MPQLIVLPHEELCPEGAAIDAVPGKTICDTLLENGIEIEHACEKSCACTTCHVIVREGYESLIPPEEQEEDLLDKAWGLEPTSRLSCQAIIMNQDLVIEIPKYSINMVKEGRS, from the coding sequence ATGCCTCAACTCATCGTGCTTCCCCATGAGGAACTCTGCCCCGAGGGCGCGGCCATCGATGCCGTGCCGGGCAAGACCATTTGCGACACCCTGCTGGAAAACGGCATCGAAATCGAGCATGCCTGCGAAAAATCCTGCGCTTGCACCACCTGTCACGTGATTGTGCGGGAGGGCTACGAATCCCTGATTCCACCCGAGGAGCAGGAAGAAGATCTGCTGGACAAGGCCTGGGGGCTCGAGCCCACTTCTCGCCTGTCCTGCCAGGCCATCATCATGAACCAGGATCTGGTCATCGAGATTCCAAAATACTCCATCAACATGGTGAAGGAGGGCCGCTCATGA